The DNA sequence GTCTTGGTTTCTTCGGTCAGGCCTTCGGTGAGGACTTTCAGGCTTTCGTTGGTCTGGCCCCAGCCGGTGGCCGAGCAGCGGTTGAAAACCGGAACCCGCATCAGTTCGCGCATAGACGGAAAGCCGAGAATGCGCAGTTCGCCCGTCTGGCCGGAGGACCAGAAGCCATAATAGGGATCAAGTTCGCCAGGTTCGAAATTCAGTTTCGGCGAGGATGACGCATGCGCCTGAGTTACAAGCGCTCCGCCCAGCAGGCTTGCGCCCATTCCTGAACCGGCCAGAACGGCGCCACCGGCGGTTGCGGTCATCAGGCTGCGGCGCGACAGGCCTTTTCTTTTGGTTTCTTCGGCTGACATATGCTGTCTCCTTTTTTAAGTTGTAGGCTGTGTTGTCGGATTGGTTCCCACGAGCGGCTGCCCCTTGCCTGCTGGCGCAGGAGCAATCGGATCGAGAAGGTTCTGCTTGCGGAACTTCTCCCGCTTGGATTCTTTCTTGATGCACACCGGGCATTTGGTGGCACTCTGGTAGAGCACCTGGCAGTGCAGGCACTGCAGGCATTCATTGGGATTGATATTGCCCTCGGGATGGATCGCCTGAACCATGCATTCCTTGGCGCAGCGCTGGCACGGATCACCGCACTCCTTGTAGCGCTTGAGCCAGTCGAACATTCTCAGCCGGGCCGGGATCGCCAGCGCAGCACCGAGCGGGCACAGGTAACGGCAGTAGAACCGCTCGATGAACAGGCCGGCGCCGAGCAGCACGACGACGAACAGGATATACGGCCAGCCGCGCTGGAATTTCAGGATGATCGCGGTTTTGAACGGCTCGATTTCGGCATAGCGTTCGGCCATTTCCAGCGAATAGAGCGACAGGCCGAACAGACCGAGGAAGATCATGTATTTGAGCGGCCACAGCCGTTCGTGCAGCCCCCAGGGAACCGTATATTGCGGAATCTTGAACAAGCGCGCGACCTTGTTGGTCAGTTCCTGCAGCGCGCCGAACGGGCAGAGCCAGCCGCAATAGACACCCCGGCCCCAGAACAGCAGTGACGCCGCCACCGAGAACCACAGGATGAAGACCAGCGGATCCATCAGAAAGGCGTTCCATGAGAAGCCTGCCATCACAGCCGAGAAGAAAGCCAGCACATTGACCACCGACAATTGCGCGTTGGCGTACCAGCCGAGGCCGACCAGCGTGAACACCAGGAATCCGACGCGGAACCAGTAGGTGAAACGCTCGTATTTCGTCACCTGCATCTGGAAAAAGAACACACCGGTCAGGATGGTCAAGGCGGCGATCAGCACGACGACTTCGACACGCTTTTGCAGCCAGATCCGCTTCCAAAGATGGCTGAGTTCGCTGGTATCGGACACTGCCACGTCACTCTGGATCTGCGGATTGTTGACCGCAGCCGTTTCGACTGCCAGCTTTTCGGTGTAGCGGTCTGGAATGCGGTAGCCGAGATCGAAGGTGATGAAAGACTTCTCGATGGCGCCAACGGCGCGCTGCACCAGCAATTGCAGGCGGAATGGTTCAGCCGGATCAAAGCCGCTGTCGGCCTTCACCTTGAAGATATCAAGCTCGGTGAAGGATGGCGCATCCTCTGTCGCCAGTTTGCCAAGGCGCCTGTGCTGCTTGTCGTGGAACCGGACAGAGGTATCGCCCTGGATCAGATGCATGCGATCAAAGATCCCGCCACGCACATAGCCTGAGCCCTTGAAGGAATATTTGCCGCGACCAACCACCAGAATGGCCTGGTCGCCTTCGTCGAGCCATTCGAGCAGATTTGCGTATTCGCTGTCACCGAGCAACGTGCGACCGATTTCGGGCGCGCTGACCAGCGCCACCTGCATGTCGATAAATGTGTCTTCCGGTGGGCCCTTTTCCGCGCGCTTGATGGCACGGGCATCGCCGGTCTCTTCAAAGGCCGCGTTCACCTGCCCGATATCAAGCCGCAAGCTGCGGATCGACCCATCGCCGGCAAGCGTTTGCCAGTCGGTTATCGTGATATCGGCATCGCTCGGCATCACAAGCTTCTTCGTTGGCCCGGCGCTCGCCAATTCGGGTTCAAGGCCGCCAAGACCAAGCGAGCGCGCCACTTTCAGACCCGCCCTAACGATGGAATCGTCGATAACGATGATGGTCACGGTGGCGCCAGAAACGATATCGAGATCATGCGCCGAACCGCCGGCGGCGGCCTCGGCGATCAGATCAAGTCCGGCATATTTTTCCGTCACCGCGGTGATCTTGGATTCGGGAATGCCGACCAGTACGATTGGCTCGGAGTGCTTGACCAGGCGAACGCCGGTCACCTTTGCATTGTCGTCAACACCCATCAACGTATGGATCGGCTTCCCGGAATAGCCGGTTGTGGTGACGAAGTCAGATGTGAGAAACACATAGCCGACGACCTTGCCCTCTTTCAGGGCCTCGACCACGGGTAGATCGGAGCGCAACTGACCATACTCGGTGGCGCCGGGCACGATCTCCCCGACACTGGCCTTGTCCAGAAATTTCATCACCAGCGGTTCGGCTTGCGCGGCGGCGACGCCAAGCACAAGGCTTGCCAACACAGCAAACACCTTCATCATCCATTCGCGACTGCCGTTTGGCTTGCCCATCATTTTCGCATTTACCCGGTTTCCGTCATCCACTGTGTAGGCTTGCGAGACCAGGTTCTCTTTGATCTAGCGCAATCCAGACATCGATCTGGACAGATATTTTTGTCCGTTATATCTTATATTGTGAATTTACAATCAATTGATTTATGTACCCTTTTGTACTCACAAGTATATAATTCCTATATCGCATTATATACAGATCGAGAATTTTTCAGGTTCTCGTTTTTTATCAGTTTATACTTATTGATTTTTTGTTCTCCGCATATTTTCACGTCCTGTTCACGGTGTAAGCGACAACAACGTACAGTCCAAAAGTGAACCTCTAAAGCCTGTATCGTGCCGCGATCATCTCTCATCCGAGCGGTATCCTGATTGCGTCGAAGTGACGATATGGCTATCAGTCTGGCCCGCCCTGTCTTTGCGTTTTCGCAAACTGGAGAGCCTGTTGAGCCGTCTTGATGCTTCCCTTCTGACTGATCTGCCTCCCTTTGCCGGGTTGAGCCGTGAGGCGCTCGACGACATGCTTGCGCGCGCCGTTTCCCACCGCCACGCAAAAGGTGGCTATATCTTCCGGGAAGGCGAGCAAGCTCACTCGTTCTTTCTGCTTCTCGACGGATATGTGCGCGTAGTGAAAGTGACACCCGATGGCGAACAGGTCATTGTCCGCTACATCGCAACCGGTGAACTGCTCGGCATCGCAAAAGCCATAGGACGTGACACCTATCCGGCAAATGCAGTGGCTGCGGCCGATTGCGTCGTACTTGCCTGGTCATCATCAGCCTGGGAAAGCATGGTTGCAGCACATCCGGGCTTTGCCACCAATACCTATGCCATGGTTGGAAGCCGGCTGATCGGAACCCAGGACCGGGTGGTTGAACTGGCCACCGAACGGGTGGAGCAACGGGTTGCCAATGCAGTCCTCAATCTTGCCCGGCAGACCGGTCGCCAGACCGACGACGGCATCCTGATCGATTTCCTGATTTCGCGGCAGGATATTTCCGAGATGACCGGAACAACGCTGCATACGGTCTCCCGCCTGCTCAGCGGCTGGGATTCGAAAGGCTGGATCAAAAGCGGTCGCCAGAGGATTACCCTGGTCGAGGGCCACAAATTGACGTCGCTGACCTCCGCTCGGGAGTAACCCCAGCCATAGGACTCTGGCATCGGGTTCATCCTCGCGCCAACTAAGCCGAGCCCCCTGAAGCCGAAAGGTTGCTCCTAGGTGGCGCGGCTCAGACGGCGACCGCAATCACGCCGACGCAGTCTCCCGGCTTGACCAGACCCGGCACATGGCGCGCTGTCAGGATTCCGCTCATCTTGGCGTGGATTTCGCGGGGTGTCGCACCGGTCCGGGACACCGGATAGATCCGCGCGATCGCCGATCCCATGGTCACCGGATCGCCAAGATTGACGAGCAATTCGATCAGCCCGCCATCTTCGGCAAAACTGAAGCAATCGCCATCAGGCATGTCGAGCCATTGCGTTGGTTGCGGCTCGACCGTTCCAGCCAGGATCCCGGCTGCTTTGAGCACGTTGGAAACCCCGCGCTTGGCGATCATCACACTGGTGGCGGTTGCTGTTCCGGCACCGCCGATCTCGGTGGTAATGAAGGTCTTGCCCATTTCCTCGGCGGCGGTGTCGTACATGCCGATGGCATCAATCTCCAGCATTCTCATCGAGAACGGCGCGCCGAAGGCCTCGACGAGTTCAAAGGATTGCGCCTCCTGGATCTTGTCAGCGAGAATATGCGCTGCACAAAACGGCAGGAAGTCGAGGGTTTTGCCGCCGGAATGGAAGTCCAGCACAATATCGGCATTGGGAAGCAGGACACGCTGGAAATAATCGGCAATCTTCTCCGTTGCCGTTCCATCCGGCCTGCCGGGAAAACAGCGGTTCATGTTGCCCTTGTCAATCGGCGAGGTCCGCGTGCCGGCCGCAAAGGCCGGATAGTTCATCGCCGGAACGATGATCACCCGGCCGCTGACATCCTCCGCCTTGAGCGAGCGCGCCAGATCGAAAAGCGCGATCGGCCCCTCATATTCATCGCCGTGATTGCCGCCGGTGAGCAGCGCCGTCGGCCCGGTGCCATTCTTGATGACAGTCAGCGGCACCATGACCGACCCCCAGGCGGAATCGTCACGGCTGAAAGGCAGCCGCAGAAAACCGTGCTGGACGCCCTCCTCCAGCAGGTTGACGGTCGGCGAAACAGGCGACGGGCGCAGGGTCGGCAACAGGTCCATGGCTTTAATCCTTCACGACAAGCTTGCGCGGTACATTGGCAAGGCACTCGACGCCGGTTTTGGTAATGAGAATGCTTTCGGTGACCTCGAAGCCCATGTCTTCTAGCCACAGACCAGTCATGAAATGGAAGGTCATTCCGGGTTCAAGCACAGTCTTGTCACCGGGCCGCAGGCTCATGGTGCGTTCGCCCCAGTCCGGTGGATAGGACAGGCCGATCGGATAGCCGGTGCGGTTGTCCTTGACGATGCCGTGTTTCTTCAACACCGCGAAAAACGCGTTGGCGATGTCCTCGCAGGTGTTGCCGGGCCTGGCGACGGCGAGCCCCGCATCCATACCCTCGGCCGTCGCCTTTTCGGCATCAAGAAAGGCCTGGGTTGGTTTGCCAAGGAAGACAGTGCGCGACAGCGGTACGTGATAGCGATTGTAGCAGCCGGCGATCTCGAAAAAGGTCCCCTCGCCCTTTTTCATCGGTCTGTCATCCCAGGTGAGATGCGGCGCGGACGCCTCAACGCCCGAGGGCAGCAGCGGCACGATCGCCGGATAATCACCGCCGATCCGCCCGTCGGGACCATCGACACCGCGTATGCCGGCGTCATAGATTTCCGCCACCAGATCGCATTTGCGCATGCCGACCTCGATCTTGTCGAAGATACGCGCATGCATCGCCTCGACGATGCGGGCGGCGTTGCGCATATATTTGATTTCGGTCTCGCTCTTGACCGCCCGCTGCCAGTTGACCAGCGCAGTCGCGTCGACGAAGCGGGCGTTGGGCAGGTGCTTGACCAGCGACGCAAAAGCGGCTGCCGAAAACCAGTAATTGTCCATCTCGACGCCGATGGTCAGCTTGCCAAAGCCCTTATCGGCCAGAATGCCCGAGAGATAATCCATCGGGTGCCGCTCGGTCGATTGCACATAGTGATCCGGATAGCCCATGATGTTGCTGTGCTTTAGATAGGCGGTCAGCTTGGCGCCATTGCCGTCCTGGCCGCGGCCAAACCAGATCGGCTCGCCGGTGGGCGGCACAATCACTGCCTGATGCACATAGAACGACCAGCCGTCATAGCCGGTGAGCCAGTTCATGTTGGATGGATCGCTGACGATCAGCAGATCAATCCCCTTGGCTTCCATTGACCGGCGGGTCTTGGCGAGCCGCGCTTCGTACTCGGCAAGTGAAAACTTGAGGCTGGGTTGTGTCATGTCAATTCCTCATTTGCCGGTCTTGCCGGGGTCAGCTTTCGAAGGTGGTTCCCGCCCCGGCTGCCAGGGCACGGTCATAGGCGAGCGAGGCAATCGCGGTGTCCTGGATGCCGGTCCCGGTCAGATCCGCGACGGTGATCTGTCCAGCGTGGGTGCGGCCGGGTTTTTGACCCGCGACCACCTGACCAAGTTCGGCAAATTCGGTATTCGCCCCGACCAGCCCGGCCGTAATGGCATGATGGAGTTCCCCCAATCGGCGGGTCTGGTTCAGGCTGTCGGCGATATAGAGCCCGGCCTTGGCGATCAGCGCT is a window from the Hoeflea sp. IMCC20628 genome containing:
- a CDS encoding NosR/NirI family protein, which gives rise to MMGKPNGSREWMMKVFAVLASLVLGVAAAQAEPLVMKFLDKASVGEIVPGATEYGQLRSDLPVVEALKEGKVVGYVFLTSDFVTTTGYSGKPIHTLMGVDDNAKVTGVRLVKHSEPIVLVGIPESKITAVTEKYAGLDLIAEAAAGGSAHDLDIVSGATVTIIVIDDSIVRAGLKVARSLGLGGLEPELASAGPTKKLVMPSDADITITDWQTLAGDGSIRSLRLDIGQVNAAFEETGDARAIKRAEKGPPEDTFIDMQVALVSAPEIGRTLLGDSEYANLLEWLDEGDQAILVVGRGKYSFKGSGYVRGGIFDRMHLIQGDTSVRFHDKQHRRLGKLATEDAPSFTELDIFKVKADSGFDPAEPFRLQLLVQRAVGAIEKSFITFDLGYRIPDRYTEKLAVETAAVNNPQIQSDVAVSDTSELSHLWKRIWLQKRVEVVVLIAALTILTGVFFFQMQVTKYERFTYWFRVGFLVFTLVGLGWYANAQLSVVNVLAFFSAVMAGFSWNAFLMDPLVFILWFSVAASLLFWGRGVYCGWLCPFGALQELTNKVARLFKIPQYTVPWGLHERLWPLKYMIFLGLFGLSLYSLEMAERYAEIEPFKTAIILKFQRGWPYILFVVVLLGAGLFIERFYCRYLCPLGAALAIPARLRMFDWLKRYKECGDPCQRCAKECMVQAIHPEGNINPNECLQCLHCQVLYQSATKCPVCIKKESKREKFRKQNLLDPIAPAPAGKGQPLVGTNPTTQPTT
- a CDS encoding Crp/Fnr family transcriptional regulator, which gives rise to MSRLDASLLTDLPPFAGLSREALDDMLARAVSHRHAKGGYIFREGEQAHSFFLLLDGYVRVVKVTPDGEQVIVRYIATGELLGIAKAIGRDTYPANAVAAADCVVLAWSSSAWESMVAAHPGFATNTYAMVGSRLIGTQDRVVELATERVEQRVANAVLNLARQTGRQTDDGILIDFLISRQDISEMTGTTLHTVSRLLSGWDSKGWIKSGRQRITLVEGHKLTSLTSARE
- the doeB gene encoding N(2)-acetyl-L-2,4-diaminobutanoate deacetylase DoeB; translated protein: MDLLPTLRPSPVSPTVNLLEEGVQHGFLRLPFSRDDSAWGSVMVPLTVIKNGTGPTALLTGGNHGDEYEGPIALFDLARSLKAEDVSGRVIIVPAMNYPAFAAGTRTSPIDKGNMNRCFPGRPDGTATEKIADYFQRVLLPNADIVLDFHSGGKTLDFLPFCAAHILADKIQEAQSFELVEAFGAPFSMRMLEIDAIGMYDTAAEEMGKTFITTEIGGAGTATATSVMIAKRGVSNVLKAAGILAGTVEPQPTQWLDMPDGDCFSFAEDGGLIELLVNLGDPVTMGSAIARIYPVSRTGATPREIHAKMSGILTARHVPGLVKPGDCVGVIAVAV
- the doeA gene encoding ectoine hydrolase DoeA (DoeA (degradation of ectoine A) is also called EutD (ectoine utilization D).); the protein is MTQPSLKFSLAEYEARLAKTRRSMEAKGIDLLIVSDPSNMNWLTGYDGWSFYVHQAVIVPPTGEPIWFGRGQDGNGAKLTAYLKHSNIMGYPDHYVQSTERHPMDYLSGILADKGFGKLTIGVEMDNYWFSAAAFASLVKHLPNARFVDATALVNWQRAVKSETEIKYMRNAARIVEAMHARIFDKIEVGMRKCDLVAEIYDAGIRGVDGPDGRIGGDYPAIVPLLPSGVEASAPHLTWDDRPMKKGEGTFFEIAGCYNRYHVPLSRTVFLGKPTQAFLDAEKATAEGMDAGLAVARPGNTCEDIANAFFAVLKKHGIVKDNRTGYPIGLSYPPDWGERTMSLRPGDKTVLEPGMTFHFMTGLWLEDMGFEVTESILITKTGVECLANVPRKLVVKD